From the genome of Symbiobacterium terraclitae, one region includes:
- a CDS encoding sensor histidine kinase, which translates to MATLGPALRRPQLSLQVQIALLAAALVLVSVCAGTVVVAFYALRTVEEQAGQRAMHVARTVAEITDVKRYVGQPGGEAVIQPIAERIRIANGMEYVVVIDQARRRYSHPLTARIGTRFESEDGGPAFAEHSYVSYARGERGNSVRAFVPIMSEDLREQVGVVLVGVITPSVAAVLHDLLPQLTLALLVASAVGLTGAWLLGGRIKRQLLGLEPAEIARKLQERVAILDAIGEGVVAIDREQRVTVLNAVAQRVLGAGRDALGKPVSEVIPNSRLPRILETASPEFNQEMVLGSTEVLTNRVPVWRNGEIIGAVATFRDRTEVHRLAEELTGVRAFVESLRAQNHEHMNRLHTIAGLIQLGRYQQASDYIFASCEEQQEQARFLAGHFADHRIAGLLLGKLHRARELGVHLELDAGCHLGPLADHDAGALVVVLGNLVENAMEAVAGLPPERRRVHVWVDDDDEGVITAVVQDSGPGIPPELQEQVWQPGFSTKAGSGRGVGLALVRRRLESAGGQIDLETGPGGTRFTVRLPRRQPGARGGD; encoded by the coding sequence GTGGCAACCCTGGGGCCCGCGCTCCGGCGGCCGCAGCTGTCGCTGCAGGTCCAGATCGCGCTGCTGGCGGCGGCGCTGGTGCTGGTCTCCGTCTGCGCCGGCACCGTCGTCGTGGCCTTCTACGCGCTGCGCACGGTGGAGGAGCAGGCCGGCCAGCGGGCGATGCACGTGGCCCGGACCGTGGCGGAGATCACCGACGTGAAGCGCTATGTCGGCCAGCCCGGCGGCGAGGCGGTCATCCAGCCGATCGCCGAGCGCATCCGCATTGCCAACGGCATGGAGTACGTGGTGGTGATCGACCAGGCCCGGCGCCGGTACAGCCACCCGCTCACTGCCCGCATCGGCACCCGCTTCGAGTCCGAGGACGGCGGGCCGGCCTTCGCCGAGCACTCCTACGTCTCCTACGCCCGGGGCGAGCGGGGCAACAGCGTGCGGGCCTTCGTGCCCATCATGTCCGAGGACCTGCGGGAGCAGGTGGGCGTGGTTCTGGTGGGGGTGATCACGCCCTCGGTGGCCGCCGTGCTCCACGACCTCCTGCCGCAGCTCACCCTCGCCCTGCTGGTGGCGTCGGCGGTGGGCCTCACCGGTGCCTGGCTCCTGGGCGGCCGCATCAAGCGACAGCTCCTGGGCCTGGAGCCGGCGGAGATCGCCCGGAAGCTGCAGGAGCGGGTGGCGATCCTGGACGCGATCGGCGAGGGCGTCGTGGCCATCGACCGGGAGCAGCGGGTGACGGTGCTGAACGCGGTGGCGCAGCGGGTGCTGGGCGCCGGCCGGGACGCGCTGGGGAAGCCCGTCTCCGAGGTGATCCCCAACAGCCGGCTGCCGCGGATCCTGGAGACCGCCTCCCCCGAGTTCAACCAGGAGATGGTGCTGGGCAGCACCGAGGTCCTGACCAACCGGGTGCCGGTCTGGCGGAACGGCGAGATCATCGGGGCTGTGGCCACTTTCCGGGACCGCACCGAGGTCCACCGCCTGGCCGAGGAGCTGACCGGCGTGCGGGCATTCGTGGAGTCGCTGCGGGCCCAGAACCACGAGCACATGAACCGGCTGCACACCATCGCCGGCCTGATCCAACTGGGCCGCTACCAGCAGGCCAGCGACTATATTTTCGCCAGCTGCGAGGAGCAGCAGGAGCAGGCCCGGTTCCTGGCGGGCCACTTTGCGGACCACCGGATCGCCGGCCTGCTGCTGGGCAAGCTGCACCGGGCCCGCGAGCTGGGGGTCCACCTGGAGCTCGACGCCGGGTGCCACCTGGGGCCCCTGGCCGACCACGACGCCGGTGCGCTGGTCGTAGTGCTCGGGAACCTGGTGGAGAACGCCATGGAGGCCGTGGCGGGGCTCCCGCCCGAGCGGCGGCGCGTGCACGTGTGGGTTGACGATGACGACGAGGGCGTGATCACGGCGGTGGTGCAGGACTCCGGTCCGGGCATTCCGCCTGAACTGCAGGAGCAGGTCTGGCAGCCGGGCTTCAGCACCAAGGCGGGGTCCGGGCGGGGGGTCGGGCTGGCCCTGGTCCGGCGGCGGCTGGAGAGCGCAGGCGGCCAGATCGACCTCGAGACGGGACCCGGGGGCACCCGCTTCACCGTGCGGCTGCCGCGGCGCCAGCCCGGAGCCAGAGGGGGGGACTGA
- a CDS encoding branched-chain amino acid ABC transporter permease: protein MELLAQLPQNLVSGLLLGGMYALIGVGLALVFGVMDIVNLAHGAFLMVGMYTTYLLVNHLGLDPYLGILVSGPILFVLGMLIQRLVIKRIATASHMNQILLTVGLSMVLVNTAQLLFTADYRQIRTSYAETVIRIGSVSMNLAYIISFFLAVAITVGLYLYLMKSEFGRALRATSQDIHAAQLMGVNVQNVQMTAFGLGMALAGAAGALLTPVYYLYPTVGENFGLKAFTMVVLGGMGSVVGAALGGVTLALAESLGQIFVGHELKDAIGFFVFILVLLFKPEGLFGRARA, encoded by the coding sequence GTGGAACTTCTCGCACAGCTGCCGCAGAACCTGGTGAGCGGCCTCCTGCTGGGCGGCATGTACGCGCTGATCGGCGTGGGGCTCGCCCTGGTCTTCGGCGTGATGGACATCGTGAACCTGGCCCACGGCGCCTTCCTCATGGTGGGCATGTACACCACCTATCTGCTGGTGAACCACCTCGGCCTCGACCCCTACCTGGGCATCCTGGTCAGCGGCCCGATCCTGTTCGTCCTGGGCATGCTGATCCAGCGGCTGGTGATCAAGCGCATCGCCACCGCGTCGCACATGAACCAGATCCTGCTCACCGTGGGCCTCTCCATGGTGCTCGTCAACACGGCGCAGCTGCTCTTCACCGCCGACTACCGCCAGATCCGGACCAGCTACGCCGAGACGGTCATCCGCATCGGCAGCGTCTCCATGAACCTGGCCTACATCATCTCCTTCTTCCTCGCGGTGGCCATCACCGTCGGCCTCTACCTCTACCTCATGAAGTCCGAGTTCGGGCGGGCGCTCCGGGCCACGTCGCAGGACATCCACGCCGCCCAGCTGATGGGCGTCAACGTGCAGAACGTCCAGATGACGGCCTTCGGCCTCGGCATGGCGCTGGCCGGCGCCGCCGGCGCCCTGCTCACCCCGGTCTACTACCTCTACCCCACCGTCGGTGAGAACTTCGGCCTGAAGGCCTTCACCATGGTGGTGCTCGGCGGCATGGGCAGCGTGGTCGGCGCCGCGCTGGGCGGCGTCACCCTCGCCCTGGCCGAATCGCTGGGCCAGATCTTCGTCGGCCACGAGCTCAAGGATGCCATCGGCTTCTTCGTCTTCATCCTGGTCCTGCTCTTCAAGCCGGAGGGGCTGTTCGGGAGGGCACGGGCATGA
- a CDS encoding ABC transporter ATP-binding protein — translation MLELRDVAVDYGDVRALWGASLTVEKGAIVALVGANGAGKSTTLKAISRIIPLSGGSIHFEGEPIHTLASHQVVARGVVQVPEGRRLFPKMTVLENLMVGSHLPAARQKRAEALERVYAFFPKLKERAHQLAGTLSGGEQQMVAIGRGLMAQPKVLMLDEPSLGLAPIVVKEVFAIVRRLRDEGITVLLVEQNTAQSLAIADRGYVMENGRITLSGTGQQLLENEHVKKAYLGA, via the coding sequence ATGCTTGAGCTGCGTGACGTGGCGGTGGACTACGGCGACGTGCGGGCGCTCTGGGGCGCCTCCCTCACCGTGGAGAAGGGCGCGATCGTCGCCCTGGTCGGCGCCAACGGCGCCGGCAAGTCGACCACGCTGAAGGCGATCTCGCGCATCATCCCCCTGAGCGGCGGTTCCATCCACTTCGAGGGCGAGCCGATCCACACCCTGGCCTCCCACCAGGTGGTGGCCCGCGGGGTGGTGCAGGTGCCCGAGGGCCGCCGGCTCTTCCCCAAGATGACCGTGCTCGAGAACCTCATGGTAGGCTCCCACCTGCCGGCCGCGCGGCAAAAGCGGGCCGAGGCCCTGGAGCGGGTGTACGCCTTCTTCCCGAAGCTGAAGGAGCGGGCGCACCAGCTGGCCGGCACCCTTTCCGGCGGCGAGCAGCAGATGGTGGCCATCGGCCGGGGGCTGATGGCGCAGCCGAAGGTGCTGATGCTGGACGAGCCCTCGCTGGGCCTGGCGCCGATCGTCGTGAAGGAGGTCTTCGCCATCGTCCGCCGGCTGCGGGACGAGGGGATCACGGTGCTGCTGGTGGAGCAGAACACCGCCCAGTCCCTGGCCATCGCCGACCGGGGCTACGTGATGGAGAACGGCCGGATCACGCTGTCGGGAACCGGGCAGCAACTGCTGGAGAACGAGCACGTGAAGAAGGCCTACCTCGGGGCGTAG
- a CDS encoding ABC transporter ATP-binding protein: protein MEALLEVTNLTKAFGGLYAVRGVSFAVQKGEVLSIIGPNGAGKTTVFNLISGFHSPTEGEIRFKGEVINRLKPHQRALRGLGRTFQIVKPFPGLSILENVMVGAFARTNSVAQARAEAMRILEFVGLHGRAHLLASTLTLAGRKRLEVARALATKPDLILLDEVSAGLNPTEVEEMIALLRRLADMGIGSVAGVEHVMQVVMTLSDRVVVLNHGELIAAGTPQEVVNNPAVIEAYLGGEVAHHA, encoded by the coding sequence GTGGAGGCACTGCTCGAAGTCACCAACCTGACCAAGGCGTTCGGCGGCCTCTACGCCGTGCGCGGCGTCTCCTTCGCGGTGCAGAAGGGCGAGGTGCTCTCGATCATCGGCCCCAACGGTGCGGGCAAGACCACCGTCTTCAACCTGATCTCCGGCTTCCACAGCCCCACCGAGGGCGAGATCCGCTTCAAGGGCGAGGTCATCAACCGGTTGAAGCCGCACCAGCGGGCCCTCAGGGGGCTGGGGCGCACCTTCCAGATCGTGAAGCCCTTCCCGGGCCTCTCGATCCTCGAGAACGTGATGGTGGGCGCCTTCGCCCGAACCAACTCCGTGGCCCAGGCCCGCGCCGAGGCCATGCGCATCCTGGAGTTCGTCGGCCTGCACGGCAGGGCGCACCTGCTGGCCTCCACCCTCACCCTGGCCGGCCGCAAACGGCTGGAGGTGGCCCGGGCGCTGGCGACGAAGCCGGATCTGATCCTGCTGGACGAGGTCTCGGCCGGCCTCAACCCCACCGAGGTGGAGGAGATGATCGCCCTGCTGCGCCGGCTGGCGGACATGGGTATCGGCTCTGTGGCCGGCGTGGAGCACGTGATGCAGGTCGTGATGACCCTGTCTGACCGGGTCGTGGTACTCAACCACGGCGAGCTGATCGCCGCGGGGACACCGCAGGAGGTCGTCAACAACCCGGCCGTCATCGAGGCCTACCTGGGCGGGGAGGTGGCGCACCATGCTTGA
- a CDS encoding branched-chain amino acid ABC transporter permease: MSKVKELILPVLLAVAVLAVPLVIKNPYWLNVLILILVWTSLGTAWNILGGYAGQLSLGHSAFFGLGAYTLAITATRFGWNPWLGIALGILLAVPLSLFIGSITFRLHGPYFVLGTLAIAEVLRLVALAWRSVTNGAVGIMVPRLFMGISRAPFYWFIAAVAIVAVGLTWWIERNKVGYYFTAIREDQETAESIGINTTGYKNLALVISAVISAVTGAFYASFLSYIEPDIVLSEPVSLQMAIVAIIGGRGTVLGPTVGATLLVLASELFRAQFKQAHLLIYGLLLMAAILFLPGGVLGTIQQRLKDRRAARLAATGATFVARKEAS; encoded by the coding sequence ATGAGCAAGGTCAAGGAGCTGATCCTGCCGGTCCTGCTGGCCGTCGCCGTGCTGGCCGTCCCCCTGGTGATCAAGAACCCGTACTGGCTGAACGTCCTGATCCTGATCCTGGTCTGGACCTCCCTGGGCACCGCCTGGAACATCCTCGGCGGCTACGCCGGCCAGCTGAGCCTGGGTCACTCGGCCTTCTTCGGTCTCGGCGCCTACACGCTGGCCATCACCGCCACCCGCTTCGGCTGGAACCCGTGGCTCGGCATCGCGCTGGGCATCCTGCTGGCCGTTCCGCTCTCGCTCTTCATCGGCTCCATCACCTTCCGGCTCCACGGCCCCTACTTCGTGCTGGGCACCCTGGCCATCGCCGAGGTACTGCGGCTGGTGGCCCTGGCCTGGCGGTCGGTGACCAACGGCGCCGTGGGCATCATGGTGCCCCGGCTCTTCATGGGCATCTCCCGGGCCCCGTTCTACTGGTTCATCGCCGCGGTGGCCATCGTCGCCGTGGGCCTCACCTGGTGGATCGAGCGGAACAAGGTGGGCTACTACTTCACGGCGATCCGCGAGGACCAGGAGACCGCCGAGTCCATCGGCATCAACACCACCGGCTACAAGAACCTGGCCCTGGTGATCAGCGCGGTGATCTCGGCGGTGACCGGCGCATTCTACGCCTCCTTCCTCTCCTACATCGAGCCGGACATCGTGCTCTCGGAGCCGGTCTCGCTGCAGATGGCCATCGTGGCCATCATCGGCGGGCGGGGCACCGTCTTGGGGCCCACCGTCGGCGCCACCCTGCTGGTCCTGGCCAGCGAGCTCTTCCGGGCGCAGTTCAAGCAGGCCCACCTGCTGATCTACGGGCTGCTGCTCATGGCCGCGATCCTCTTCCTGCCCGGCGGCGTGCTGGGCACGATCCAGCAGCGGCTGAAGGACCGGCGGGCGGCCCGGCTCGCAGCGACGGGCGCCACCTTCGTCGCCCGAAAGGAGGCGAGCTAA
- a CDS encoding response regulator codes for METFRVLVVEDDPMVAEVNRAYVEGAGPFTVVGTARTAAEGLELAAALAPDLVLLDIYLPDMDGLAALREIRRRELPCDVLAVTAARDVQTVQEVLRNGAVDYIIKPFKFERLQATLLAYARMRARLRESADLSQAELDRWRAGLGAAPGARQERSLPKGLTEWTLRQVLLYLVNANRPLSAAEVGNGIGLARVTVRRYLDYLVQEGRLGVELQYAPVGRPVYRYFLR; via the coding sequence GTGGAGACGTTCCGTGTGCTGGTTGTGGAGGACGACCCGATGGTGGCTGAGGTGAACCGCGCCTACGTGGAGGGCGCCGGCCCCTTCACCGTGGTGGGCACGGCCCGCACGGCCGCGGAGGGCCTGGAGCTGGCGGCCGCGCTCGCCCCGGACCTGGTGCTGCTGGACATCTACCTGCCCGACATGGACGGGCTGGCCGCCCTGCGGGAGATCCGGCGGCGGGAGCTGCCCTGCGACGTGCTGGCCGTCACGGCCGCACGCGACGTGCAGACCGTGCAGGAGGTGCTGCGGAACGGGGCTGTCGACTACATCATCAAGCCCTTCAAGTTCGAGCGCCTGCAGGCCACGCTCCTGGCCTATGCCCGGATGCGCGCCCGGCTGCGGGAGTCCGCCGACCTCAGCCAGGCGGAGCTGGACCGGTGGCGGGCGGGACTGGGCGCTGCGCCCGGCGCCCGGCAGGAGCGCTCCCTGCCCAAGGGTCTCACGGAGTGGACACTGCGACAGGTGCTGCTCTACCTCGTCAACGCCAACCGGCCGCTGTCGGCCGCGGAGGTGGGCAACGGCATCGGACTCGCCCGGGTGACGGTGCGGCGCTACCTGGACTACCTGGTGCAGGAAGGGCGCCTCGGCGTCGAGTTGCAGTATGCCCCGGTGGGCCGGCCCGTCTACCGGTACTTCCTCCGGTAG
- a CDS encoding ABC transporter substrate-binding protein encodes MRRGPVRALALLMAVLLLAGCGGSATQSPGSSSSSSSSGSSGSAGSGTSSGSSGASNPSSSQANLPDEIEIGIITALTGSEAKFGEAHMRGYQIALEEINAAGGVLGRPLKLIVEDDASKPENAISAAEKLATQTKVPLIIGSYSSAATLPAAQTATTYQVPFIVPTAAADNITEFGSRYVFRINSPSSEYASTVVNFLMDQVKPKTMAIVYENTNFGTSTAQPARELAEKAGIQVVAYEGYAKGAPDFKPLITKVKAANPDVVLYVSYLLDATLLMRQARELDFNPKVYIGAGAGFSTPEFVREEGAGKDAEYTFSATLWTTDVAWKGAKEFAEEFEKRYGVEPAYHSAETHAALYLVKDVLERAGSLDREAVRQALAETDMGPDATIFGPMKFNEKGQNAHPMLVTQVQDGNYVTVWPSEYAAAAPILPTPTWSERK; translated from the coding sequence ATGAGGAGAGGTCCCGTTCGTGCCCTTGCGCTCCTGATGGCCGTTCTGCTCCTCGCGGGCTGCGGCGGCTCCGCCACGCAGAGCCCTGGCTCGTCCAGCTCATCCAGTTCCTCCGGCTCATCGGGCTCTGCCGGATCCGGCACCTCGAGCGGCTCGTCCGGCGCATCCAACCCGTCCAGCTCACAGGCCAATCTCCCCGATGAGATCGAGATCGGCATCATCACCGCCCTCACCGGCTCCGAGGCCAAGTTCGGCGAGGCCCACATGCGGGGCTACCAGATCGCCCTGGAGGAGATCAACGCCGCCGGCGGCGTGTTGGGCCGCCCGCTGAAGCTGATCGTCGAGGACGACGCCTCCAAGCCCGAGAACGCCATCTCCGCCGCTGAGAAGCTGGCCACCCAGACCAAGGTCCCGCTGATCATCGGCTCCTACTCCTCGGCGGCCACGCTGCCCGCGGCGCAGACCGCCACCACCTACCAGGTGCCCTTCATCGTGCCGACCGCCGCGGCCGACAACATCACCGAATTCGGCTCCAGGTACGTCTTCCGCATCAACTCGCCCTCATCCGAGTACGCATCCACAGTCGTCAACTTCCTGATGGACCAGGTCAAGCCCAAGACCATGGCCATCGTCTACGAGAACACCAACTTCGGCACCTCCACCGCCCAGCCGGCCAGGGAGCTGGCCGAGAAGGCCGGCATCCAGGTCGTGGCCTACGAGGGCTATGCCAAGGGCGCCCCGGACTTCAAGCCGCTGATCACCAAGGTGAAGGCCGCCAACCCCGACGTGGTCCTCTACGTCTCCTACCTGCTCGACGCCACGCTGCTCATGCGCCAGGCCCGCGAGCTGGACTTCAACCCGAAGGTCTACATCGGCGCAGGCGCCGGCTTCTCGACCCCGGAGTTCGTGCGTGAGGAGGGCGCCGGCAAGGACGCCGAGTATACGTTCTCCGCCACCCTCTGGACCACAGATGTCGCCTGGAAGGGCGCCAAGGAGTTCGCCGAGGAGTTCGAGAAGCGCTACGGCGTCGAGCCCGCCTACCACTCGGCCGAGACCCACGCCGCCCTCTACCTCGTGAAGGACGTCCTGGAGCGGGCCGGCTCGCTCGACCGTGAGGCGGTCCGCCAGGCCCTCGCCGAGACCGACATGGGGCCGGACGCCACGATCTTCGGGCCGATGAAGTTCAACGAGAAGGGGCAGAACGCCCACCCGATGCTGGTCACCCAGGTTCAGGACGGCAACTACGTCACCGTCTGGCCCAGCGAGTACGCCGCGGCCGCCCCCATCCTGCCCACCCCGACCTGGTCCGAGCGGAAGTAA
- a CDS encoding TRAP transporter substrate-binding protein encodes MRSTARRIGQHLLPLLILAITLPIGGCLPRRVADHEQWAPEERIILTFSHVVAEHTPKGLAARKFADLVHERTGGRVEVQVFPNGQLVGDGEAEIRALREGRVDMIAPSTGKLAELFPEWQVFDLPYVFADHDAVVQAMEGAIGERLFKVLRRRGLMGLTMWDNGFKQMTSAVRPLIHPEDFAGQRFRVQPSRVLVEQFRLLGATGLTIGFDETYRALEVGQVDGQENTPSNIYSKKFHEVQRYMTLSNHGYLGYVVIVDADRWRNLDEEVREVLTWALEEATRWNRENAGRLNAEDLERIRASGHVEIHEQTPEERAEWAEALRPVFDSFLTTVDDAELKLALEELKRAGSPVPGNP; translated from the coding sequence ATGCGGAGCACGGCCCGGCGGATCGGGCAGCACCTGCTCCCGCTGCTTATCCTCGCCATAACCCTCCCGATTGGCGGGTGCCTGCCCCGGCGGGTGGCCGACCACGAGCAGTGGGCGCCGGAGGAGCGCATCATCCTGACGTTCTCCCACGTGGTGGCCGAGCACACCCCAAAGGGGCTGGCGGCCCGGAAGTTCGCCGACCTGGTCCACGAGCGGACCGGCGGCCGGGTGGAGGTCCAGGTCTTCCCCAACGGCCAGCTGGTGGGCGACGGCGAGGCGGAGATCAGGGCCCTGCGGGAGGGGCGGGTGGACATGATCGCCCCCTCCACCGGCAAGCTGGCCGAGCTCTTCCCCGAGTGGCAGGTCTTCGACCTCCCCTACGTCTTCGCGGACCACGACGCCGTGGTCCAGGCGATGGAGGGCGCCATCGGGGAGCGGCTCTTCAAGGTGCTCCGGCGGCGGGGGCTGATGGGCCTCACCATGTGGGACAACGGCTTCAAGCAGATGACCTCCGCCGTCCGGCCCCTCATCCACCCCGAGGACTTCGCCGGGCAGCGGTTCCGGGTGCAGCCCTCCCGGGTGCTGGTGGAGCAGTTCCGCCTGCTGGGGGCCACCGGCCTGACCATCGGCTTCGACGAGACCTACCGGGCGCTGGAGGTCGGCCAGGTCGACGGGCAGGAGAACACCCCGTCCAACATCTACTCCAAAAAGTTCCACGAGGTCCAGCGGTACATGACGCTCTCCAACCACGGCTACCTGGGCTACGTGGTGATCGTGGACGCCGACCGGTGGCGGAACCTGGACGAGGAGGTCCGGGAGGTCCTTACCTGGGCGCTGGAGGAGGCTACCCGCTGGAACCGGGAGAACGCCGGCCGGCTCAACGCGGAGGACCTGGAGCGGATCCGGGCGTCGGGCCACGTGGAGATCCACGAGCAGACGCCCGAGGAGCGGGCTGAGTGGGCCGAAGCGCTCCGGCCGGTCTTCGACTCGTTCCTCACCACCGTTGACGACGCCGAGCTCAAATTGGCACTGGAGGAGTTGAAGCGCGCCGGCTCCCCCGTGCCAGGTAACCCATAG